A window of Ranitomeya variabilis isolate aRanVar5 chromosome 2, aRanVar5.hap1, whole genome shotgun sequence contains these coding sequences:
- the LOC143809266 gene encoding uncharacterized protein LOC143809266, whose product MSSPGKTVDPAGEPASRRSSDASHRSETKDSRSRKSQPPISAKKRQKSKHKQCALCDEPLPDSHPKKLCNQCMAETMQSPSMSVTDIRAIIREELQAISQASTPPKKSGKEKAISSSESEEEGVIHSDSSQASSSSSTHSDIEGRACFPLDGVDNLVKSIRNTIGCEDTKDDQTAQDIMFAGLAERKRRAFPVIPAVKALIKREWEKQDQRGFLPSASKRKYPFNDEELISWTKIPKVDAAVASTSKQSALPVEDAGLLSDPLDRKAESSLKRSWEASTGIFKPSIASTCTARSMLVWIDQLDQQIEQGVSRQKLRDAIPLIRGAAAFMADASADSLRLAARSAGLINPLVTEPIWYLMTEPIFTILTSVTL is encoded by the exons atgtcgtccccaggcaagactgtggacccagcaggtgagccagccagcagaaggtcctcagatgccagccacaggagtgagaccaaggattcaagatccagaaagtcgcagcctcctatttcg gccaaaaagagacagaaatctaagcacaagcaatgtgcgttatgtgacgagcctctcccagattcccaccccaaaaaactctgcaatcagtgtatggcggaaacaatgcagagtccatctatgtcggtcacagatatacgggccataattagagaggaattacaggccatctcacaagccagtaccccccctaaaaaatccgggaaagaaaaggctatatccagctctgagtccgaggaggaaggcgttatccactcagactcctcgcaggcgtcatcctcttcctcaacacattccgacattgagggtcgagcttgttttcctcttgatggggtggacaacctagtaaagtccatcaggaatactataggttgtgaggatacaaaagacgaccaaactgcacaagacatcatgtttgcagggttggcggagaggaagagaagagcattcccagtaattcctgcggttaaggctctgataaagagggagtgggagaaacaggaccagagaggtttcctcccgtcagcctccaaaaggaagtacccctttaatgatgaggagttaatttcatggactaaaatccctaaggtggacgctgcagtcgcctccacctcaaaacagtcagccctaccagtcgaggatgcgggcctactttctgatcctttagatcggaaggcagaatcgtcactgaaacgatcatgggaggcttccacgggcatatttaagccatcaattgccagcacgtgcacagctagatccatgcttgtgtggattgatcagctggatcaacaaatcgaacagggggtctccagacaaaaattgcgggatgcgataccactaattagaggtgcagcagcattcatggccgatgcttcagctgactcccTTCGCCTCGCAGCAAGGTCAGCCGgtctaattaaccccttagtgacagagccaatttggtacttaatgaccgagccaatttttacaattctgaccagtgtcactttatga